One genomic window of Methanosarcina acetivorans C2A includes the following:
- a CDS encoding class I SAM-dependent methyltransferase — protein MTSTSSVFSKLPSRYDTLQKQCLPNWQAFFSTVIEFIPEPILEPILESIPEGTERTNREIEILELGSGTGFLTSLIRKEKPDAKITCIDRNPEMLAVAKEKPELQKNVTFIEGDILEECEKWKNLGGQEGPGWKENSEGKGKFDAVVSTQCLCFLAPGTKHRVFRRIYEALKPDGRFIEGDVFRPESEWEEKIYIDHWKRYMVDQKLTVQEAEEMLKTFEDVREKIDTPEKFRKRLEEAGFKWIFCPYWYEMYAIFVCTY, from the coding sequence ATGACTTCAACCAGTTCAGTCTTCAGCAAGCTCCCTTCCCGTTATGACACCCTCCAGAAACAATGCCTCCCAAACTGGCAGGCATTCTTCTCCACAGTAATCGAATTTATCCCTGAGCCAATCCTAGAGCCGATCCTGGAGTCAATTCCCGAAGGAACAGAAAGGACGAACAGGGAAATCGAGATCCTCGAACTTGGAAGCGGGACCGGATTCCTCACCAGTCTGATAAGGAAAGAAAAACCTGATGCTAAAATCACCTGCATCGACAGAAACCCTGAAATGCTGGCTGTGGCAAAGGAGAAGCCAGAACTGCAGAAGAATGTCACATTCATTGAGGGAGATATTCTGGAAGAGTGCGAAAAGTGGAAAAATCTCGGAGGGCAGGAAGGGCCCGGGTGGAAAGAAAATTCAGAGGGAAAAGGAAAATTTGATGCTGTGGTTTCCACACAATGCCTCTGCTTCCTTGCTCCAGGTACAAAACACCGTGTTTTCAGACGAATTTATGAGGCTCTCAAACCAGATGGAAGGTTTATTGAAGGAGATGTCTTCAGGCCCGAGAGTGAGTGGGAAGAAAAGATTTACATAGACCACTGGAAACGGTACATGGTTGACCAGAAACTCACCGTTCAAGAAGCGGAAGAAATGTTGAAAACTTTTGAAGATGTGAGGGAGAAGATCGATACCCCGGAAAAGTTCAGGAAGAGACTTGAAGAAGCAGGATTTAAATGGATTTTCTGTCCTTACTGGTACGAGATGTACGCTATTTTTGTATGTACATATTAA
- the porB gene encoding pyruvate synthase subunit PorB, translating into MSKPAPKTYLSPGHRGCAGCCDALASKFMLMGAGPDTIVINPTGCLEVMTTPFPESAWQVPWIHSLFENGGAVASGVEAALKALGRKGNTRVIGVGGDGSTMDIGIRSLSGAFERGHDITYVCVDNEAYMNTGIQRSSGTPFDASTTTSPAGKVSFGNPRPKKDMPAIMAAHGSPYVATTSIGFPRDMMRKVKKATEIVGPTYIHSHAPCPTGWGFDGSKTIEIAKLAVETCLWPMYEMENGEITQVRKVKDSRPVEEYLRAQKRFKHLFTMEGGEEEIAKIQAAADWNIKHYGLQ; encoded by the coding sequence ATGAGTAAACCCGCACCAAAAACTTACCTCTCTCCGGGGCACAGGGGCTGTGCAGGCTGCTGTGACGCCCTTGCCTCAAAATTCATGCTCATGGGTGCAGGCCCGGACACTATAGTGATTAACCCTACAGGCTGCCTGGAAGTTATGACCACACCCTTCCCGGAATCTGCCTGGCAGGTCCCCTGGATCCACTCCCTCTTTGAAAACGGAGGTGCAGTAGCATCAGGCGTCGAAGCTGCTTTAAAAGCCCTCGGCAGGAAAGGAAACACCAGGGTCATCGGAGTCGGCGGTGACGGCTCGACTATGGACATAGGGATTAGATCCCTTTCAGGTGCCTTCGAAAGGGGCCACGACATTACCTACGTCTGTGTAGACAATGAAGCCTACATGAACACCGGGATCCAGAGAAGTTCAGGAACCCCCTTCGACGCTTCCACAACAACAAGCCCCGCAGGTAAAGTTTCCTTCGGAAACCCGCGCCCCAAGAAAGACATGCCCGCCATCATGGCAGCTCACGGCTCCCCGTACGTTGCCACAACTTCAATCGGTTTCCCGCGGGACATGATGAGAAAGGTCAAGAAAGCTACCGAAATTGTGGGCCCTACCTACATCCACTCCCACGCGCCCTGCCCAACCGGTTGGGGCTTCGATGGCTCCAAGACCATCGAAATAGCAAAACTCGCAGTCGAGACCTGCCTCTGGCCCATGTATGAAATGGAAAACGGCGAGATCACCCAGGTCAGAAAAGTCAAGGATTCGAGACCAGTCGAGGAATACCTCCGCGCTCAGAAGCGGTTCAAACACCTTTTCACCATGGAAGGCGGCGAAGAAGAAATCGCAAAGATCCAGGCTGCTGCAGACTGGAACATAAAACACTACGGACTTCAGTAA
- the porA gene encoding pyruvate synthase subunit PorA: MPLNSADKAKMVVVEGSYAVAHAAKVSRPNVISAYPITPQTHIVEDLSQFMADGEIPNCEYINVESEFSAISALVGASAVGARTYSATTSQGLLLMHEVLFNAAGMRLPIVMTVANRAVSAPINIWNDHQDSIAQRDTGWLQLYAEDVQEAADMVPQIFKIAEDKDVLLPGMACMDGFILSHVYEPVVLLEQDLTDEFLPKYEPEYVLDPKNPLTFGAFADPSTYTEFRYLQEKAMQAALPKIEAVSKEFAEIYGRDHGGLIDGYQLEDAEVVIMAMGSLVGTLKDVVDRYRAKGEKIGILKVRSFRPFPKMQIRKALANANAVVVLDKNISIGTNEGALFTETKACMYNSRCDIPIIGYTLNHGGRDVSVQLVEKIIEETKKVAKSGITVESQFADVKEELL, encoded by the coding sequence ATGCCGCTCAATTCAGCTGACAAGGCCAAAATGGTCGTTGTGGAAGGTTCCTATGCAGTTGCCCATGCAGCAAAGGTCTCCCGTCCAAACGTGATTTCCGCCTATCCTATCACCCCTCAGACCCATATTGTCGAAGACCTATCCCAGTTTATGGCAGATGGGGAAATCCCGAACTGTGAATACATCAACGTGGAATCCGAATTTTCGGCAATCTCGGCCCTTGTGGGAGCCTCGGCAGTCGGGGCAAGGACATATTCCGCAACCACATCCCAGGGGCTTTTGCTCATGCACGAGGTGCTCTTCAACGCTGCAGGAATGAGGCTTCCCATTGTCATGACCGTGGCAAACAGGGCAGTCAGTGCCCCGATCAATATCTGGAATGACCACCAGGACTCAATCGCCCAGAGAGATACAGGCTGGCTCCAGCTCTATGCCGAAGACGTTCAGGAAGCAGCAGACATGGTCCCACAGATCTTCAAAATCGCAGAAGACAAAGATGTGCTCCTGCCGGGCATGGCCTGCATGGACGGGTTTATCCTTTCCCACGTCTACGAACCTGTAGTGCTGCTTGAGCAGGACCTTACTGACGAGTTCCTGCCTAAATATGAGCCTGAATACGTGCTTGACCCCAAAAACCCCCTGACCTTCGGAGCCTTTGCAGACCCCTCGACTTATACTGAGTTCAGGTACCTGCAAGAAAAGGCAATGCAGGCAGCCCTTCCGAAGATCGAGGCTGTTTCCAAAGAATTCGCAGAGATCTACGGCAGGGACCACGGAGGTCTTATTGACGGTTACCAGCTTGAAGATGCTGAGGTCGTAATCATGGCTATGGGCTCCCTTGTGGGCACTCTCAAGGATGTAGTTGACAGGTACAGGGCAAAAGGCGAGAAGATCGGTATCCTGAAAGTCAGGTCTTTCAGGCCCTTCCCGAAGATGCAGATCAGAAAAGCCCTGGCAAATGCCAATGCTGTTGTCGTGCTTGACAAGAACATCTCCATCGGAACCAATGAAGGTGCTCTCTTTACCGAGACCAAGGCCTGCATGTACAACAGTAGATGCGATATTCCGATTATCGGCTACACCTTAAACCACGGAGGCCGCGATGTGTCCGTACAGCTCGTAGAGAAGATAATCGAAGAGACCAAGAAGGTTGCAAAATCCGGTATCACGGTTGAGAGCCAGTTTGCTGACGTCAAGGAGGAGTTGCTATGA
- the porD gene encoding pyruvate synthase subunit PorD produces MKVPIGGTCEPGSTLANKTGGWRNFRPVYIYEKCTKCGICQIVCPDMSVLPREDGFFEYNYDYCKGCGICANECPADAIEMILEEK; encoded by the coding sequence ATGAAGGTCCCAATTGGAGGAACTTGTGAACCGGGTTCAACCCTAGCAAATAAAACCGGAGGCTGGAGAAACTTCCGTCCTGTTTATATTTATGAAAAATGCACCAAATGCGGAATCTGCCAGATTGTGTGCCCGGATATGTCAGTTCTTCCCAGAGAAGATGGCTTTTTCGAGTACAACTATGATTACTGCAAGGGATGCGGCATCTGTGCAAACGAATGCCCTGCAGATGCAATTGAAATGATTCTGGAGGAGAAATAA
- a CDS encoding pyruvate ferredoxin oxidoreductase subunit gamma: MKEIRIHGRGGQGSVTAAEMLSVAAFEDGKFSQAFPAFGVERRGAPVQAFTRLSDSPIRLRSQIYTPDYVIVQDATLLETVNVASGIKDDGIIIINTKEKPEDLKLDTKARVMTVDATKVAMDIIGLPIVNTVLLGAFAGATGEINVESIKKAVKDRFSGKVADKNAQAIQKAYELIRGEEA, translated from the coding sequence ATGAAGGAAATCAGAATACACGGTCGAGGAGGCCAGGGTTCTGTTACTGCAGCTGAAATGCTTTCCGTTGCAGCTTTTGAAGACGGAAAGTTCAGCCAGGCCTTCCCTGCTTTTGGGGTAGAGCGCAGAGGTGCTCCTGTGCAGGCATTCACGAGGCTCAGTGACAGTCCGATCAGGCTCCGAAGCCAGATATACACACCAGATTACGTGATCGTCCAGGATGCCACCCTGCTCGAAACAGTCAATGTTGCAAGCGGGATAAAAGACGATGGCATTATCATTATCAACACAAAAGAAAAACCCGAAGACCTCAAACTTGATACAAAAGCAAGAGTCATGACCGTGGACGCCACAAAGGTGGCAATGGACATTATAGGTCTTCCTATTGTGAACACCGTCCTCCTTGGAGCTTTTGCAGGTGCAACCGGAGAAATCAATGTGGAATCCATTAAAAAAGCCGTAAAGGACCGCTTTTCCGGCAAAGTAGCCGATAAGAACGCTCAGGCTATCCAGAAAGCTTATGAACTTATCAGGGGGGAAGAAGCATGA
- the dusB gene encoding tRNA dihydrouridine synthase DusB, which translates to MKLKKLKIGRTELPGNLLLAPMADVTNLAFRLLCRQDGADLAYTEMINADALLNESRKSFIKGLNSPEDRPFGVQLVGSCPKKLREAALFVEEEYEPEVIDINMGCPAKCITGAGCGSALLNSPELVRKIISELADALNTPVSAKIRLLGKEEKTLEIACLIEKAGASALTVHGRTAAQMYSGNANLMGIKAVKNELSIPVIANGDIKDEESAKKTLELTGCDGLMIGRAAMGNPFIFRRIRHYLETGEKLEVERQARQLEDFEKYISLLEKHNLLSSINLRMHAHWFTKGLHGSRHVREKINSLKDGKAITELMRSSCQEKY; encoded by the coding sequence ATGAAACTTAAAAAACTAAAAATTGGCAGGACCGAACTTCCCGGAAATCTTCTTCTTGCACCCATGGCAGATGTAACAAATCTGGCTTTCAGACTGCTTTGCAGGCAGGATGGAGCTGACCTGGCCTACACAGAGATGATCAATGCAGATGCCCTGCTCAATGAAAGCAGGAAATCTTTTATTAAAGGGCTGAATTCTCCTGAAGACAGGCCTTTTGGGGTTCAGCTTGTGGGAAGCTGCCCTAAGAAACTTAGGGAAGCTGCACTTTTTGTTGAAGAAGAGTATGAACCTGAGGTCATAGACATTAACATGGGCTGTCCTGCAAAATGTATCACAGGGGCTGGTTGCGGCTCGGCTCTCCTCAATTCTCCGGAACTTGTCCGTAAAATAATCTCAGAACTTGCGGATGCCCTGAATACTCCGGTCAGCGCAAAGATCCGCCTCCTCGGAAAGGAGGAAAAAACCCTTGAAATTGCCTGCCTGATAGAAAAGGCAGGAGCATCTGCCCTTACCGTGCACGGTAGGACAGCCGCACAGATGTACTCGGGCAATGCGAACCTTATGGGGATAAAAGCAGTCAAAAATGAGCTTTCGATCCCTGTGATTGCAAACGGGGACATCAAGGACGAGGAATCTGCAAAAAAAACTCTGGAGCTGACAGGCTGCGACGGACTTATGATAGGGCGCGCAGCAATGGGAAACCCTTTTATTTTTAGAAGGATCAGGCACTACCTGGAAACCGGTGAGAAACTTGAGGTTGAGAGACAGGCCAGACAACTTGAAGATTTTGAAAAATATATTTCCCTTCTTGAGAAACACAACCTGCTTTCATCCATAAACCTCAGGATGCACGCACACTGGTTTACTAAAGGACTGCATGGCTCGCGGCACGTCAGAGAAAAAATTAATAGTCTGAAAGATGGGAAGGCCATAACTGAACTGATGAGAAGTTCCTGTCAGGAAAAATATTAA
- a CDS encoding S26 family signal peptidase — MSNTNTQNSTQEEESFLVSLGKDLLSVAAVLIAFMVLSKLAFGLWTPMVAVESGSMKPHMQVGDIIFIKNIDRVDLVTNEEGKESGYMTFGDYGDVILYRPYGQEGITPIIHRAMYWVEAGEPMWENGPAAPYSGYITKGDNPTTNKHYDQEGQISYYVPVKDEWIIGVARYRVPYLGYVRLLFS; from the coding sequence ATGAGCAACACTAATACACAAAACAGTACCCAGGAAGAAGAAAGCTTCCTGGTTTCCCTTGGAAAGGATTTGCTGTCAGTTGCGGCTGTCCTGATAGCCTTTATGGTTCTTTCCAAACTGGCGTTCGGGCTCTGGACACCCATGGTCGCAGTGGAGTCCGGAAGTATGAAACCACATATGCAGGTAGGAGACATTATCTTCATTAAAAACATCGATCGAGTTGATCTTGTTACCAATGAAGAAGGGAAAGAGTCAGGTTACATGACCTTTGGGGACTATGGAGACGTGATTCTCTATCGACCCTACGGGCAGGAAGGTATAACTCCTATAATACATAGGGCAATGTACTGGGTGGAAGCCGGCGAGCCTATGTGGGAAAACGGTCCTGCTGCCCCTTACTCAGGATACATTACTAAAGGAGACAACCCTACTACCAACAAGCACTATGACCAGGAAGGACAGATAAGTTACTATGTACCTGTGAAGGACGAATGGATAATAGGGGTTGCAAGGTACAGAGTTCCTTATCTTGGATATGTCAGGCTACTCTTTTCATGA
- a CDS encoding DNA-directed DNA polymerase II small subunit → MNEIDIVRAVIEEGYQISPQAVELIKLSNSPENLLKYILATIDDCVFVIEPEHVDLQGFEASTTVSGRVANNVFTPVSEPTSEQTLKSANPDTMKVFDSALDVSEEPGLIPSVEPEVVSAVEVSDSNPEIELEILSSQGSNSDFDSDSIHDTVHGAAHSSFPNPLSPSVSPKNVERPASSFFGNTNPSSASKNALRIDSLFSNQKNSFSSSSRDEGVRYLPGRNPVAVLSDITGHSTCVGEYIQFVQYFRDRYSRLSEILRGRMNARPIESLKRRSFRRGSDGGTEELSIIGMVSDINTTTNGHKILSLEDPTGSFSVLIRNSDKELFELASRLLLDEVIGVTGSVTNDGNLMLATKLLQPDVPNSVQRRTGSHGKVVLISDVHVGSSQFLEDSWLDFLDFLKGESDSEEMQEIAAQVRYLVVAGDLVDGIGIYPDQEMELDILDVYEQYRKAAEYFREVPEHIHVIISPGNHDAVRQAEPQPALPERICADFPENVTFVGNPALVDLDGVQILIYHGRSIDDLVASVPGVSYQEPAGAVLEMLKRRHLAPTYGSRVSISPEKKDYFIIDPVPDIIHTGHVHTLGVQRYKNVLLVNSGTWQAQTEFQKRVNLMPMPARVPVVDLADFDVKILAFD, encoded by the coding sequence ATGAATGAAATCGATATTGTAAGGGCAGTTATAGAGGAAGGGTACCAGATAAGCCCGCAAGCCGTAGAACTAATCAAATTAAGTAACTCCCCTGAAAATCTTCTAAAATACATTCTTGCAACTATTGATGACTGTGTTTTCGTTATCGAACCCGAACATGTCGACCTGCAGGGCTTTGAGGCTTCTACAACTGTTTCAGGGAGGGTTGCAAACAATGTTTTCACTCCTGTCTCAGAACCCACTTCGGAACAAACCCTGAAATCTGCAAATCCTGACACAATGAAAGTTTTTGACTCTGCTCTGGATGTCTCTGAGGAACCAGGATTAATCCCAAGTGTCGAACCGGAGGTTGTTTCAGCAGTTGAAGTCTCAGACTCCAATCCAGAGATTGAACTTGAAATTCTTTCTTCTCAGGGTTCGAATTCTGATTTTGATTCTGATTCAATTCACGATACTGTTCATGGTGCTGCTCATAGCTCTTTTCCCAATCCTCTTAGTCCCTCTGTTTCTCCAAAAAATGTAGAAAGACCAGCTTCCTCTTTTTTCGGGAATACAAATCCTTCTTCTGCCTCTAAAAATGCTTTAAGGATTGATTCTCTTTTTTCAAATCAGAAAAATTCTTTTTCTTCGAGTTCCAGGGATGAAGGAGTCAGATATCTTCCGGGCCGCAACCCAGTTGCCGTGCTTTCCGACATTACCGGGCATTCGACCTGTGTTGGGGAGTATATTCAGTTTGTGCAGTATTTCAGGGACAGGTATAGCAGGCTCTCTGAGATCCTTCGGGGCAGGATGAATGCCCGGCCTATAGAGAGTCTGAAAAGGAGGAGTTTCCGCCGGGGGTCCGATGGAGGGACCGAGGAACTATCGATCATAGGGATGGTTTCCGATATCAACACCACCACCAATGGGCACAAGATCCTTTCTCTCGAAGACCCGACAGGCTCTTTTTCCGTGCTTATCCGAAATAGTGACAAGGAGCTCTTTGAGCTGGCTTCGCGGCTCCTTCTGGACGAGGTTATCGGGGTAACTGGCTCGGTTACGAATGACGGAAACCTTATGCTTGCCACAAAACTCCTCCAGCCTGATGTCCCTAACAGTGTTCAGCGCAGGACAGGAAGCCACGGAAAAGTCGTCCTGATCTCGGATGTGCATGTGGGCAGTTCCCAGTTCCTGGAAGATTCTTGGCTGGACTTCCTTGACTTTTTGAAAGGAGAATCCGACTCCGAAGAAATGCAGGAGATTGCAGCCCAGGTCCGCTATCTCGTTGTTGCAGGCGACCTGGTGGACGGCATAGGGATTTACCCTGACCAGGAAATGGAACTGGATATCCTGGACGTCTATGAACAGTACAGGAAAGCTGCAGAGTACTTCAGAGAAGTTCCTGAACACATCCATGTGATCATAAGTCCCGGAAACCACGACGCTGTGCGTCAGGCAGAACCGCAACCCGCCCTGCCAGAAAGGATCTGCGCGGATTTCCCTGAGAATGTCACCTTCGTAGGCAACCCTGCTCTTGTGGATCTTGATGGTGTCCAGATCCTTATCTACCACGGCAGGTCGATTGACGATCTGGTGGCGAGCGTTCCCGGCGTCTCGTATCAGGAACCTGCAGGGGCAGTCCTTGAAATGCTTAAGCGCAGGCATCTTGCTCCGACTTACGGAAGCAGGGTTTCCATATCCCCTGAGAAAAAAGACTACTTCATAATCGACCCTGTTCCGGATATCATTCATACGGGGCACGTCCATACCCTGGGAGTCCAGCGATACAAAAATGTCCTGCTGGTCAACTCCGGAACCTGGCAGGCTCAGACCGAGTTCCAGAAGCGTGTAAACCTGATGCCTATGCCAGCTCGAGTTCCCGTTGTGGATCTTGCAGATTTTGACGTGAAAATCCTGGCATTTGATTAA
- a CDS encoding thioesterase family protein translates to MDSSTLKPGLAYEFRFKIPENKTVPYLYPESPEFQVMPKVFATGFMVGLFEWACIQAINPYLDFPAEQTVGTDVRLSHSAATPPGLTVTVKIKLEKIEGRKLTFSIIADDGVDKISEGTHERFIIDAAKFNSKAEAKAKNANN, encoded by the coding sequence ATGGATAGTTCTACTTTGAAGCCTGGTCTAGCCTACGAATTCAGGTTCAAAATTCCAGAGAATAAGACTGTACCCTACCTTTACCCAGAATCACCTGAATTTCAGGTTATGCCAAAAGTTTTTGCCACTGGGTTCATGGTTGGATTATTTGAATGGGCTTGTATTCAAGCAATAAATCCCTATCTGGACTTCCCCGCTGAGCAGACTGTAGGTACCGATGTTAGATTAAGCCATTCGGCAGCTACACCACCTGGTCTGACAGTTACTGTTAAGATAAAGTTGGAAAAAATAGAGGGAAGAAAGCTCACTTTTTCAATTATAGCTGACGATGGCGTCGACAAGATTTCTGAGGGCACACATGAGAGATTTATAATCGACGCTGCCAAATTTAACTCAAAGGCAGAAGCCAAAGCTAAAAATGCCAACAATTGA
- a CDS encoding methanogenesis marker 8 protein, protein MSHIMEIMGKTRVVVKNGKVIEVGESELEWCPLIDKLSGVQKITSEEVKKNVESKIRDYGMFTTKRQLLGHDTFVAFGASEIMMSGLRSGFLDATVTACDGAGTVISGNPELVQGIGGRMSGLVETEPIENVIDRIQKLGGIVLDTKTASIDPVGGVKKAAELSYKKVAVTTADSTTAKKLRKLEAEFGLDLIVIAVHVTGVSNEEAQGLLENSDLVTGCASKYIRELAKPIIQVAAAIPLFVLTQKGKELIIERIKDIKSPLLITTTELPVVPRHKQPRELK, encoded by the coding sequence ATGTCTCATATAATGGAAATAATGGGAAAAACAAGGGTGGTAGTAAAGAATGGTAAAGTAATTGAAGTCGGAGAGTCTGAACTCGAATGGTGTCCTCTCATTGACAAGCTAAGCGGAGTCCAGAAAATTACCTCTGAAGAAGTCAAAAAGAATGTAGAATCCAAAATAAGAGACTACGGAATGTTCACAACCAAACGCCAACTACTTGGGCATGATACTTTTGTAGCTTTTGGAGCCTCCGAAATAATGATGTCTGGTTTACGCAGCGGTTTTCTTGATGCAACTGTAACTGCCTGCGACGGAGCAGGAACTGTTATATCCGGCAATCCAGAGCTTGTCCAGGGTATTGGCGGCAGGATGTCAGGTTTGGTAGAAACTGAACCCATCGAAAATGTTATCGATAGAATTCAAAAACTTGGTGGAATTGTGCTTGATACTAAAACTGCATCCATAGACCCTGTAGGTGGAGTAAAAAAAGCTGCAGAACTTAGTTACAAAAAGGTTGCAGTAACCACTGCTGATTCAACAACTGCAAAAAAACTGAGAAAACTCGAAGCTGAATTTGGGCTTGATCTTATAGTAATTGCTGTACATGTTACAGGTGTCAGCAATGAAGAAGCTCAAGGTCTTTTGGAAAATTCGGATCTAGTCACCGGTTGCGCTTCTAAATATATAAGAGAGCTTGCAAAACCCATAATTCAAGTAGCAGCCGCAATCCCATTATTTGTCCTCACACAAAAAGGAAAAGAACTTATTATTGAGAGAATAAAAGATATCAAAAGCCCTCTTTTGATAACAACTACGGAGTTGCCAGTAGTGCCCAGGCATAAACAACCTCGAGAATTGAAATAA
- the twy1 gene encoding 4-demethylwyosine synthase TYW1 → MPLEERKEEKENSGENFPEIPEENRGEEQSSLPFDIPDFATLLKKQGYALAGRHSAVKTCLWLRKAMNDEGFCYKSKFYGVQSHRCLQMTPTLICNQRCLFCWRPTEVPVPAPGEWDSPEKIVEESIACQRKLITGFGGSPNALRERWLEGNEPNNVAISLSGEPTFYPYLPELIEEYEKRGFTTFLVTNGTVPSMLAKVNPSQLYMSLDAPDLKTYLRVCQPKSPALWDRINESLDIMKDKCSRTVIRTTLVKGENIFNPKGYAELIKRASPDFVEIKAYMHLGFSRLRLDRSAMPTHEEVLEFSKELAKHLGYEIADESEISRVVLLSKDGKKSPVKKISCQD, encoded by the coding sequence ATGCCGCTTGAAGAAAGAAAGGAAGAAAAAGAAAATTCCGGGGAAAACTTTCCGGAAATCCCGGAAGAAAATCGGGGCGAAGAACAGAGTTCTCTTCCCTTTGATATCCCTGATTTTGCGACCCTTCTTAAAAAGCAGGGCTATGCTCTCGCAGGCCGCCACTCGGCGGTAAAAACCTGTCTCTGGCTCAGAAAAGCCATGAACGACGAAGGCTTTTGCTACAAATCGAAGTTTTATGGCGTCCAGTCCCACCGTTGCCTCCAGATGACTCCTACTCTCATATGCAACCAGCGCTGCCTTTTCTGCTGGCGCCCGACTGAGGTTCCGGTCCCTGCACCCGGAGAATGGGATTCCCCTGAAAAAATAGTTGAGGAAAGCATCGCCTGCCAGCGCAAATTGATAACAGGTTTCGGGGGTTCTCCGAATGCACTCAGGGAGCGCTGGCTTGAAGGTAATGAACCCAATAACGTTGCAATCTCCCTGTCCGGAGAGCCGACCTTTTACCCTTACCTTCCTGAACTTATCGAGGAATATGAAAAGAGAGGTTTTACCACCTTTCTGGTTACAAACGGAACCGTCCCTTCAATGCTTGCAAAGGTCAACCCTTCCCAGTTATACATGAGCCTTGACGCCCCGGACCTCAAAACCTACCTCAGAGTCTGCCAGCCAAAATCGCCTGCTCTCTGGGATAGAATCAACGAGTCTCTTGACATCATGAAAGATAAATGCTCAAGAACAGTCATCCGGACCACACTGGTCAAAGGTGAAAATATATTCAATCCGAAAGGCTACGCCGAACTGATTAAAAGAGCCTCCCCGGATTTTGTGGAAATAAAGGCTTACATGCACCTTGGCTTTTCACGCCTCCGTCTGGACCGTTCTGCCATGCCGACCCATGAAGAGGTGCTGGAGTTTTCAAAAGAGCTTGCAAAGCACCTGGGGTATGAGATTGCAGATGAATCCGAAATCAGCCGGGTTGTCCTGCTCTCAAAGGACGGAAAAAAGTCTCCTGTGAAAAAGATTTCCTGTCAGGACTAA